A stretch of DNA from Myxocyprinus asiaticus isolate MX2 ecotype Aquarium Trade chromosome 32, UBuf_Myxa_2, whole genome shotgun sequence:
TTACCCGTCGCCGACCACCACGCATTTAATAGCTTGCATTTGCGGAGAGGCAGGCTGCTTCACTGCACAGGCGTAAATATATCTGATTTTGATACAGCTCTTAGTTATCCCGAGAAATGATAGATATCTGCAAAAATATGGTCACTGCCCTCTTTGCAGTAGCGGTTTTGACGTCGAATATCACCGAGACCTTCCGGAAAAAGCCGAATGAATTTAAAGGGACAGGGGCCCACACAGCGttcatagagcgcaacagtgcccgcccactttttcagccgtttgGGTTCCGGAAggatttttctcattcatttcttccatagactttatataaaatccttcataaaagagttgtaagcaatgaaccaaaccaaccagctccaaggtgaattacatcacaaactttgttttgaggcaaaacattatttgaaaatcagacataaagacaaaggtacaaggctgtgtactttaagtctttcatgagggcgcaaactacaatcctatgaaggattgtgaatgatgtcattgaataaaaaaggatgagaatatataaaaaaaatttgattttaggttgttgattatacgTATAGAAACAATTCGTTTTaagttttattgcaaaatattcagatatgtacaaatatatcagtagtttaagggtaaagggagaccgactcggTTATGTAATtcgcagtgcatcatgggagtgtgcGGTTGCTCTTAGGCATGTTTCGCGGGTTTccttggccgcggttctctgattggtggatctttctctgctgtaccatgggtaatgtagttgtttaccatgaattccgctatcaaacatgatttttaaacaatgacggtgaaataatgcagacagatggcttcaacggaagcatataccatcgatgaacaaccttgtagctcacggtaggtctgtctttacaggtttataagttatcattgaaaatcaattagtctataggataaatgaatgggattttttcttCCGGAATCAGACTGCTGCGCTCTATTGGCTATGTTTGGATTGGCATACTAGCTTGCTGTCTACTGAATACTgcgcagtatacactgtatactgcttTTAACAATACGGAAACAAGAGGCATTATTCCACAATAAACTGTTCAAACAGTAGTTACTACATTGTAGTTGTTTACATTATATTGTTGTCATGACCTCATCGTGTTGAAAGTGGCTTTCCAGTTATAGAGCACGACAGTCTGgatctggaagtaaaaatctttataaacctttaaaggcaaacctaccatgagctccgaggttgtacATCGATGGTGtatgcttttgttgaagccatccgtctgcgttatttcatcttcactgtttaaaaatcgTCATGGTCATTaaccatggtccagcagagaaagcttcaccaatcagagaaccacggccAACAAAGCCTGTGAAATAAGCCCGGAAGCGACCGCCCACTGCCATGACACACTCTGAATGATGCAAATGAGTCGgtctccctgcactctcaaactgcttctatatttgtgtatatcagaatattttgcaatatccGTAAACTACATTGTTTCTATACTAACAATAAACAACCAAAAATCAATAGTTTGTATAtaacaattgttttaaattcaatgaaatcattcacaatgcttcatgggataggCCGTGCCATCATGAAAGACgaagtacacagacttgtacctttgtctttttgtctgattttcaaaaacatttttgcctcaaaacaaagtttgtaatgttgcgattgaactcggagctggttggtttggttcatgctttacaactctttaatggaAGCTTattttaaaagtctatggaagaaatgaatgggaaaaatactttcggaacccaaacagctgaaaaagtgggtgggcactatTTTGCTCTATCACCCTGGAAATAACCAAGTAGGAATACAACTGCAGGCTGgcgatctccaaatgggggcggaatctcaaAAAGAGGGCGTGgtttgacacagcatcttaaaagggggttgcaccaactccaaaagggggcatcacttctAGTCACggtttgggttaggttaggggctccctgtATCTTTGCTGGTGGTATGGAGCTCcagcccctttttggagctttgcctgcagctatatccttcttgaaataaagttatttaaaaaaaattattcagtttTTCCTAAACCTTTTGGcagtttgatcaaataaagagtcgCAAAAGAGATCAAAGAGAGTTTATAAGTGTGCCTGTAATTACTCCCTGTTAAGTCAAGCTCATTGTAAAATGGGATGCAGTATTCtgtgcaatatttatttatttttttcaggttttgctggtttttttactgcatattttggTAAATCTAGTAGGTCATCATGGTATTCTATGAATACAGTGCACACATTTGAACTGTACACAGTATATACTTTAATAACTGCAAAAAAAGTTGCAGTGGTATTAGTATGCCATTTAATTCCATAGCAATTCCATACAGACTGCCCAGAGCTTCTTCAGAACCACACATTTTATTCAACACGAACAGCAAACATACATTACAAGTGTGTAAAAACtccaaaagtagaaaaaaattagaaaacattttacaatatacAATCTGTAAGTGCCGCAACATAAGAGCTTTGGCAATATGGCACATTCAGGATTTTTCACAAGATAGATATGTGAAAGAGCTCCAATATTTcaagaaatcaaaataaatctTAATAGAAACAGAAAATTTCTTAACTAAGAAGTTCAAAAAAATATTCTCTGATACCTGATCATTCAATTATGCAAACTTATTTCCAAACCAAAATCTATACATTTAAAAGATACAGGAATGCATATCAATATCTATTTGGTCAATAGTTTTTTGAGTATTTTTTTCCCAATCCATGAAACTTTCCACTCAAGCATCTCTATTTAGTGTAAAAACATTTCTGCACTTGATTTACTGTGCATAGTCTAAAAGTGCCTTGGTGAAATTGATGGAAAGTGGGGAACATATTCCACACTAGACTGTGGCATAATCACAGAGGTTTTGGAAAAGTTGTTCACTTTTTGGGGCTGAAGTGTGCAAGAGGGGAGCCCTGGACGTAAGTGAGTATGGCATTCTGGAGGAAGCTGGCTCTCTGGGCCTCATCCTCACGCATACGCTGGATCTCTCCCTCTCTAATACGCAGTCGCTCAAGTAGAGAGGAGATCTCGCTCTCTTTGTCCAGAAGGGCCTCTCTATGGGTGGCGCTGAGAACTGAtcaaacacacgcacgcacgcacacacacacacacatacatacactgagTCAACTGAGCTTGCAACAAGGGCATCAAGTTATATCACAAACGATCATGAACAGATCAAAacaaatatgttttgcatttagtCGTCACTATGTAAAATTATTTATCTGAATAATTCCTGATATTGCAAGAAATGAGCATAACTAATTTACCCTTCATCTCTCTCTCCAGAGCAGCAATCTTCTCTTTTAGGCCACTCTGAGCTGCCCGCTCAGCCTCAAGGTGGCCAATTTGCTCTTGCAGTTCCACCCGCACACGCGTCACTTCAGCCACTTTCTCTTGCTCTTTCCCTGCAAGCTCCTGTGTTTCAGACACATGGGAAGAGGTCAGCAGATTCACAGACTAATATCAGCTAAAGCAGACAGAAATATTCTATGatcattaataaaacattattcaataaacaaaaaacagtttgaacatttctttaaatgtgagtacctttttttttatttttatttttttttataaatgtaagtaCGAGATGATATATATTAAATCAGTCTTTTGATGCTATTTGATATAcatctcaatatttatgtatttgtttcaaAATGGCTAAAAAGGGAACCATAACTTCAACCAAATAGCCATTTTGGCCAAGTATCCTCAAAATATTTCATTCAAAAAGTAAAATACGGTAAATATCTAGATAAATCAAggttttcactaaatgaacaaaagaaagaacaaatactaatatgtattaataaatagcaatatttacctacatataattgtactaaaacatttttattagggctgtcaatttaacaagttaattcagtgcgattgattatataaaaataaagtgttaaaaatTTACGCAATTGTTCATGCTCCCGGTAGCCAGTATCacatgttttcagcagggggcagtaagcgaaaccaGCTTTTTTAGGCAACGCGCAGATGTACAGACatcaaaccacactcaggcttgcttgacactagcgtcAGCACAAGATGCATTCAAACAAAGCTGGACGGACCacaattccaaatgcagggatctcaagacgtttTAAAACTGTGTTTAACTTGACCTAAAAACGCTATATTTATGACataatgcaaccaaagtgagacgctccaaatgcgtccgtctgatgcatatgtacattgaagtgtccttagaaaagccctcattTTTATAGATTTCATATATATTTCTAATTTCTTCGCTCTCATATTCGCAAGTCACTAAGAGGTATCGCAAAACTAGTTTGAATAACAGTCTTCTTGTTGCTTAAGTTTATATTCTCAGCAAAATGatcacaaatactgtatataatgtgaaTATTTGATACAGTGAGTAGATCTCTCGATTTAAACCAGTACCTGCTGTAACTCATCTATCCTGCGGCGGAGAGTGTCCATCTCAATGCTTTGCTGCCCTACTCTAGCCTGGAGCTCAGCAATGGTTTGTTTCTGCTGTGTGCAGTGGTTCTGAGACTCATCCCGAGACTGGCGAACCCCTCGCAGCTTCTCCTCAAGACTGCTCAGATGCTGCTGCTGTAGAGGGAGGAGAAAAGGAACATTAGAGGTCATGACCCTGAAATGGAGGATGATGAGATGCACGAATTTCAGTTAGCTAACATTTCTAATAATGTTATAACCATTCAGAAAAAATTTGCGTACTTCCTCCATTCGCACTTGGGAGCGCACTTTTCCAAGCTCCTCCTCAGCGTGAGCTCTCTCAGTCACCAGAGACGCTTTCGCTCTGCTGAGCTCCTACATGCAAAAGTCAAAGCAGATCAAACCATGTCTCAAGTGCAAATGTGGTAAGTCAGGTATCTGTGTTTCAGATAAAAGATGGGAAGTTTAATTTAGCTTTGGGATTAATATTGGGATTAGTTTGGGATTTATCTTGTCTACCTCCTCTAATTGAATCCGCTGTCCTTCAAGTTTGAGAATGCGGTCTTGTAGAGCTCTTTCACTCTCTTCCTGGTGTCTGGTCAGGTGATCCACCTGGAGCAAAAGGAAAAATATAAGCAGCAGGCAACTTCATAAAAACACCTTGGTTTGGTTTAATGTCTTCACCTCCTTCTGTCGTAAACTGTCCATGTCTTCAAGTGCCTGCTTGGATCTTCTTTTCTCCATGTCCAACCGTTCTGGAGAGAGCCAAATTTTAATGTGACTagcaaaaataaaactttaactgaaatgtttcccTTGAGGAAGGCTTTTCTAGATAGCTGGTGTTGTGAGTTGGCACCTTCAGTCTGGGCGAGCCGCAGCTTTAGTTCAGCAGTGGTGTTGGTGAGTTCCTGTTTAAGCTGAAAGATTTGTTCCTGCTGCGTCTTACATCTGCGTTCAGTTTCCTCCAGCTGAGTGGTACACATACAGTATTAGtcaaaactctctcacacacacatattaccCTTCCATAGGATATGCTCTCTTCTGTACCTTGTTTTCAAGCTGGAGGTTTTTCTCTGACAAACTGTTCACCTCCTTTAAAAGCTTTGCTTCCCTCAAAGCATTCTcctacaaaacaaaaaacaaataaaattaaagctgcaagcagcaatgaacgggccctcgcaccctggtgcatgttggggctgctgtgccaggggaatgttactccaattttttatttttttttaagaacttaaatgttgttaagagtgtatcacagtgtaaaacatgtcatttgctgttgccagtaggtggcactatgactataactgaatataggccctattgtaaacatgtaaagtttggagcagattggacattttatgtttgagttataacaacttcccaTTTCATGGCGAAACACTGAAATTTGTCAGGAAGCCACGGACACGccgttcaaagaaaactcaaaagcttcacaatttagcatcgccaaggcctttagattagactgaccgaatatgatgttgatctgatttaatctctaggaggagtttgttaaagtacgaggcctggaaatggcaaaaactgagcaaaaattgaagtgAAAAATCa
This window harbors:
- the lrrc45 gene encoding leucine-rich repeat-containing protein 45 isoform X3, with protein sequence MLDLKGNNMRGTGAEALGQLLVRNKVLRRLVLEWNALGMWEEGFAIFCEGLASNISLTQLDLRNNQINHQGAAELCIALKRNTSLQELDLRWNNIGLLGGRSLLEAMNQNHTILKLEMAGNNIPSDTLRAVEQSMNHNVDRQSTLRESRSRTHVLSKEIQLLKEEKGRQVRFLSLMETIDRQKDEMGRSSRNSSLRLGQLQEALNEQKSAVNSLTAKLQMTEAALALSEQKSHDLGELLTRVKMEKTDLRDRQSREIKKEHEENALREAKLLKEVNSLSEKNLQLENKLEETERRCKTQQEQIFQLKQELTNTTAELKLRLAQTEERLDMEKRRSKQALEDMDSLRQKEVDHLTRHQEESERALQDRILKLEGQRIQLEEELSRAKASLVTERAHAEEELGKVRSQVRMEEQQHLSSLEEKLRGVRQSRDESQNHCTQQKQTIAELQARVGQQSIEMDTLRRRIDELQQELAGKEQEKVAEVTRVRVELQEQIGHLEAERAAQSGLKEKIAALEREMKVLSATHREALLDKESEISSLLERLRIREGEIQRMREDEAQRASFLQNAILTYVQGSPLAHFSPKK